From one Microbulbifer sp. A4B17 genomic stretch:
- a CDS encoding acetyl-CoA carboxylase biotin carboxylase subunit yields the protein MSTTETLLIANRGEIALRIMRTARAEGYRTVAVYSEADCDALHAQTADIAVAIGGQTSAGSYLDIQKILAAAKKSGATAVHPGYGFLAENAEFASACEENGLSFVGPSAEVIELMGNKRKAKEFVAAAGVPCIPGFQGAQDDDTLVAEARRIGFPLMIKAAAGGGGRGMRLAHGDNELASQLRAARSESMSAFGSDELILEKALVNARHIEIQVFADRHGNCIHLGERDCSVQRRHQKVVEECPSPAVDTQLRERMGQAAVDAARACGYLGAGTVEFLLCPNGEFYFLEMNTRLQVEHPVTEMVTGFDLVAWQLAVARGEALCVSQQQVSQQGHAIEVRLYAEDPEQQFLPQAGKVLHWVAPKGQGIRIDHALKNGCEITPFYDPMLGKLIAWGQDREKARRKLTQALTRLEFIGPKNNIHFLQKILAESQFIAGDADTSFLDQNSTLTSAEPVPAVIAAQATLLNHLHQANPQDRRSGRSDWRSGDNSVPINYRLEIAGQTLNCELLALVDNSYQISVGDQQFLIQWVHFEKSQKETGVYSAELLLDGVSQKRLFLANQSNLHLLLDGRQFHFVDITHAPAKSSLNEGSGRITAPMDGCLVQVLVEPNQRVQRGDTIALMEAMKMEHALRADRDGTVIKLGACEGDQVRGGQLLVQIEAAPTETAKIPSDATS from the coding sequence ATGTCGACAACAGAGACCCTGTTAATCGCCAATCGAGGCGAGATCGCACTGCGAATTATGCGAACTGCTCGGGCGGAAGGCTATCGCACAGTCGCCGTCTACAGCGAAGCGGACTGCGATGCACTTCACGCACAGACTGCCGATATCGCCGTAGCCATTGGCGGGCAGACTTCGGCGGGGTCCTATCTGGATATCCAAAAAATTCTCGCCGCAGCTAAAAAATCCGGAGCCACTGCCGTCCACCCTGGCTACGGCTTTCTCGCTGAGAATGCGGAATTTGCCAGCGCTTGCGAAGAGAATGGACTGAGTTTTGTTGGCCCGAGTGCCGAAGTCATAGAATTGATGGGCAACAAACGCAAAGCCAAGGAGTTTGTTGCCGCTGCCGGCGTACCCTGTATTCCCGGCTTCCAGGGTGCCCAGGACGACGACACCCTGGTCGCCGAGGCGCGGCGCATTGGCTTCCCGTTAATGATCAAAGCTGCCGCAGGCGGTGGTGGGCGCGGCATGCGCCTGGCTCACGGAGACAACGAGCTGGCCTCCCAGTTGCGCGCCGCCCGCAGTGAATCCATGAGTGCATTCGGCAGCGACGAGTTAATTCTGGAAAAGGCACTGGTCAACGCTCGCCATATCGAAATCCAGGTATTTGCGGATCGTCATGGCAACTGTATTCACCTGGGGGAGCGGGATTGCTCCGTACAGCGACGCCATCAAAAAGTGGTCGAAGAGTGCCCTTCCCCAGCGGTCGACACCCAGCTGCGGGAAAGAATGGGGCAAGCCGCAGTCGACGCCGCGCGAGCCTGCGGTTATCTAGGCGCGGGCACCGTAGAGTTTCTACTCTGCCCCAACGGCGAATTCTATTTCCTGGAAATGAACACCCGGTTGCAAGTAGAGCACCCGGTAACAGAAATGGTAACCGGTTTTGACCTGGTAGCTTGGCAACTGGCAGTAGCACGCGGCGAAGCCCTATGCGTTTCCCAGCAGCAAGTCTCCCAGCAGGGGCACGCCATTGAAGTCCGCCTGTATGCCGAAGACCCGGAACAACAATTCCTGCCCCAGGCCGGAAAAGTACTCCACTGGGTAGCGCCAAAGGGGCAAGGAATCCGTATCGACCACGCTTTGAAAAATGGTTGCGAAATTACGCCATTTTACGACCCCATGCTCGGCAAATTAATTGCTTGGGGGCAGGATCGAGAAAAAGCTCGGCGCAAGCTAACTCAGGCCCTGACCCGGCTGGAATTTATCGGCCCCAAAAACAATATCCATTTCCTGCAGAAGATCCTGGCCGAATCACAGTTTATCGCTGGCGATGCCGATACCAGCTTTCTCGACCAAAACAGCACGCTGACATCCGCAGAACCAGTTCCAGCAGTAATCGCAGCCCAAGCCACATTACTTAATCACTTGCACCAAGCCAACCCTCAGGATCGGCGTAGCGGCCGCAGTGATTGGCGCAGTGGTGACAACAGCGTGCCGATCAACTACCGACTGGAAATTGCAGGACAAACCCTAAACTGTGAGCTGCTGGCGTTAGTAGATAATTCTTATCAAATCTCAGTAGGCGACCAGCAGTTCCTGATTCAGTGGGTCCATTTTGAGAAATCACAAAAAGAAACTGGAGTTTATAGCGCTGAACTTCTGCTGGATGGCGTTAGCCAAAAGAGACTGTTTCTAGCCAACCAAAGCAATCTGCACCTCCTGTTAGACGGCAGGCAATTTCATTTTGTCGATATCACCCACGCCCCCGCCAAATCGAGCCTTAACGAAGGCAGTGGCCGCATCACGGCTCCTATGGACGGTTGCCTGGTGCAGGTATTGGTTGAGCCCAATCAAAGAGTTCAGCGGGGAGACACTATCGCCTTAATGGAAGCCATGAAAATGGAGCACGCCCTGCGCGCAGACCGCGACGGTACCGTAATTAAACTGGGCGCCTGTGAAGGAGACCAGGTACGCGGTGGCCAGCTGTTAGTTCAGATCGAAGCCGCTCCCACGGAAACCGCCAAAATCCCCAGCGACGCTACTTCCTAA
- a CDS encoding enoyl-CoA hydratase/isomerase family protein, whose translation MQTIINETIGIACHLTLNRPQQRNAISLQMVDELLQKLAEAEEDPQVRALVLRGAEHNFCAGGDIADMLNAQQGASDGNSDVFFHLNRRFGELMERFNRTPLIVIAVLEGAVMGGGFGLACSADIAIADRSCRFALPETRLGLPPAQIAPFVVARVGLSQARRLALSGAKVNAQQALEIGLIHQLLDNSEALEGALLEHLGAINACAPGALATTKQILLDAARVSDETALGQLLDGAAQQFSRAIQGHEGREGARAFLEKRSPEWQY comes from the coding sequence ATGCAGACAATTATTAATGAGACCATCGGCATCGCCTGCCATCTCACCCTAAACCGGCCACAACAGCGCAACGCCATCAGTTTGCAAATGGTGGATGAGCTTCTGCAAAAGCTCGCAGAAGCAGAAGAAGATCCGCAGGTGCGAGCGTTGGTACTGCGGGGTGCAGAACACAACTTCTGCGCCGGTGGCGATATTGCCGATATGCTCAATGCGCAACAGGGCGCGAGCGATGGAAATAGTGATGTATTTTTTCACCTAAACCGTCGTTTCGGTGAATTGATGGAACGATTTAATCGCACTCCTTTAATAGTCATTGCCGTATTGGAAGGTGCCGTAATGGGCGGTGGTTTTGGGCTCGCTTGCAGTGCCGATATTGCCATTGCCGATCGCAGTTGCCGCTTTGCCCTTCCGGAAACCCGCCTGGGTTTACCGCCTGCACAAATTGCTCCCTTTGTCGTGGCACGGGTCGGCCTCTCCCAGGCCCGGCGCCTGGCCCTCAGCGGAGCAAAAGTCAATGCACAGCAGGCCTTGGAAATTGGGTTAATCCACCAGTTGCTCGATAATTCCGAAGCCCTCGAAGGCGCGCTGCTGGAACACCTGGGCGCTATCAATGCCTGCGCTCCCGGCGCCCTGGCAACGACCAAGCAGATCTTGCTGGATGCTGCACGGGTGAGCGATGAGACTGCCCTCGGCCAACTGCTCGACGGCGCTGCGCAACAGTTTTCCCGTGCAATTCAAGGCCATGAAGGGCGCGAAGGCGCCCGTGCATTTCTGGAAAAACGATCACCGGAGTGGCAGTACTGA
- a CDS encoding acyl-CoA dehydrogenase family protein: protein MIFSDQHRELQRTVQNFVQQEINPNVAEWEKAGRFPIHEIFQQLANLGLLGISKSTDFGGLGLDFSYETVFLEELGSAHCGGVPLSISVQTSMCTPALANFGSQDLKEQFLIPAVSGEMIGAIAVSEPGAGSDVASIKTTAKSDGDDYVINGSKMWITNAPCADFFCTLVNTSEGKAHNNKSLVIIPAKTPGVRIGEKLDKLGMRSSETAPIFFDNVRVPKHFRIGDEGAGFLLQMLQFQEERLAGAALNLKGLEHCVTSTIDYVRERHAFKAPLIDNQTIHFALAEMQTEVECLRSLTWRAVEAYVAGEDVTTLASMAKLKAGRLSRSIPDQCLQFWGGMGYIEETVINRAYRDSRLTAIGGGADEVMLGIICKLMGILPGKRKPNA, encoded by the coding sequence ATGATATTTAGCGATCAACACCGGGAACTGCAGCGCACTGTACAAAACTTTGTACAGCAGGAAATCAATCCCAATGTGGCGGAATGGGAAAAGGCCGGCCGCTTTCCTATCCACGAAATTTTCCAACAACTGGCCAACCTGGGCCTGCTGGGCATCAGCAAGTCCACGGACTTCGGTGGTCTGGGCCTCGACTTCAGTTACGAAACCGTTTTCCTGGAAGAGCTGGGCAGCGCCCACTGTGGCGGCGTACCCCTGTCAATTTCAGTGCAAACCTCCATGTGCACCCCGGCTCTGGCTAATTTTGGCAGCCAGGATTTGAAAGAGCAGTTCCTGATTCCCGCTGTGAGTGGCGAGATGATCGGTGCAATTGCCGTTTCCGAACCCGGCGCCGGTTCCGATGTTGCTTCGATTAAAACCACTGCCAAGAGCGATGGCGACGACTATGTGATTAACGGCAGCAAGATGTGGATCACCAACGCCCCCTGCGCCGATTTTTTCTGCACCCTGGTCAATACCAGTGAGGGCAAAGCTCACAACAACAAATCCCTGGTCATTATTCCGGCGAAAACGCCTGGTGTACGCATCGGCGAAAAACTCGACAAATTAGGTATGCGCTCATCGGAAACCGCTCCCATCTTTTTTGACAATGTACGGGTGCCCAAACATTTCCGTATCGGCGATGAAGGTGCCGGATTCCTATTGCAGATGCTTCAGTTCCAGGAAGAACGCCTCGCCGGCGCCGCGCTGAACTTAAAAGGCCTGGAGCACTGTGTAACCAGCACCATCGACTATGTGCGCGAACGCCATGCCTTTAAAGCACCATTGATCGACAATCAAACTATCCACTTTGCCCTCGCAGAAATGCAGACCGAAGTGGAATGCCTGCGCTCTCTAACCTGGCGCGCGGTGGAAGCCTATGTAGCCGGTGAAGATGTCACTACCCTCGCCTCTATGGCCAAGCTCAAGGCTGGTCGCCTGTCCCGCTCTATTCCCGATCAGTGCCTGCAGTTCTGGGGTGGCATGGGCTATATCGAGGAAACTGTAATCAACCGCGCTTACCGGGATAGCCGTCTCACCGCTATCGGCGGCGGCGCAGATGAAGTAATGCTCGGCATTATCTGTAAGTTGATGGGCATACTGCCCGGCAAGCGTAAACCCAACGCATAA